Proteins found in one Bacillus subtilis subsp. subtilis str. 168 genomic segment:
- the ydjE gene encoding putative sugar kinase (ribokinase family); prophage region 3 (Evidence 3: Putative function from multiple computational evidences; PubMedId: 26483775, 22720735; Product type e: enzyme): MRSHSVVCIGELLIDFFCTDVDVDLMEGRQFLKSAGGAPANVSAAIAKLGGDAAFSGKVGKDPFGYFLKRTLDAVHVDTSMLVMDEKAPTTLAFVSLKQNGERDFVFNRGADALFTLEDIDQEKLNEAKILHFGSATALLSDPFCSAYLRLMSIAKDNGQFISFDPNYREDLWRGRVSEFVSVAKKAIAVSDFVKVSDEELEIISGVKDHEKGVAILHEIGANIVAVTLGKSGTLLSNGKDREIIPSIPVTSIDSTGAGDAFVGAALYQLANTDQIQSVDADFVKLREIVAFANKVGALVCTKIGAIDALPSLDEIGVSL; the protein is encoded by the coding sequence ATGCGTAGTCATTCTGTAGTTTGTATTGGGGAATTGTTGATTGATTTCTTTTGTACCGATGTTGACGTTGATTTAATGGAAGGGCGCCAATTCCTGAAAAGTGCCGGCGGGGCACCGGCGAATGTGTCGGCAGCGATTGCCAAGCTGGGCGGAGACGCCGCTTTCAGCGGAAAAGTAGGAAAGGATCCGTTTGGGTATTTTCTGAAGCGAACATTGGACGCTGTACATGTCGATACCTCTATGCTGGTGATGGATGAGAAAGCGCCTACAACGCTTGCTTTTGTTTCATTAAAACAAAATGGAGAGCGTGACTTTGTTTTTAATAGAGGCGCGGACGCTTTGTTTACGCTGGAGGACATTGACCAGGAAAAACTAAACGAAGCGAAAATCCTTCATTTCGGCTCTGCGACGGCACTGTTATCGGATCCGTTTTGCTCAGCCTATTTACGGTTGATGTCGATTGCGAAAGACAATGGACAGTTTATTTCGTTTGACCCTAACTACCGTGAAGATTTATGGAGGGGAAGAGTCTCAGAGTTTGTAAGTGTTGCGAAAAAAGCGATCGCTGTAAGTGATTTTGTGAAAGTCAGTGACGAGGAACTTGAGATTATCAGCGGTGTGAAGGATCATGAAAAGGGAGTTGCGATCCTTCATGAGATCGGAGCCAACATTGTCGCTGTGACACTTGGGAAAAGCGGAACGCTTCTTTCCAATGGAAAAGACCGTGAAATCATTCCAAGCATTCCGGTGACATCAATTGACTCAACAGGGGCGGGAGATGCTTTTGTCGGTGCGGCTTTATATCAATTGGCAAACACGGATCAGATTCAATCTGTAGATGCTGATTTTGTGAAACTGCGTGAGATTGTGGCGTTTGCCAATAAGGTCGGAGCTCTTGTGTGCACTAAAATTGGAGCGATTGATGCACTGCCGAGTTTGGATGAGATTGGAGTTTCTTTGTAA